The Tenebrio molitor chromosome 3, icTenMoli1.1, whole genome shotgun sequence genome contains a region encoding:
- the LOC138126383 gene encoding nucleosome-remodeling factor subunit NURF301-like isoform X1 yields MSTRGLKKRGRPPKVQVAERTKKFQYHLLKKPKYLLNYNKGSDSQSSTPNASRASSPQGSDAGRRSSNRIRGKDGHRAGRRPGYTGSSYQRRGYNTSGAEYQDSEYHYGSDFGDDSSDNKSEIEDELGLSESESDNSVGDPSSDSDFSLSSYSTMSGTPRRALTGASRPMTPEPLWLQNREIPPLTLPKSSDDLLVPREHVMSIVSIYEVLRHFRNLVRLSPFRFEDFCAAIICEDQSSLLAEIHIMLLKALLREEDSQQTHFGPLDQKDSVNISLYLIDYVTYPEVLRSYVESDKNFDQKVLNILSNTDYPFSTLDDRIAVLQFLTDQFLTTNPVREDLLSEVPMHYDDHCRVCHKLGDLLCCETCPAVYHLECVDPPLVNVPEEDWQCGICRSHKVSGVVDCVLDVEKQGQLSRQEHLGYDRHGRKYYFLCRRIFIESDNGEVHYYSTKTQFEELLKIFDSSDMEATLCREFNDYKEEIFRQMDLTEKLTNQLKGNKKTYLDAENALIIKTNKEIEDKLEEERKERVRQNAEDMVAKMHEESSDGFSQSVTDETVDTSSVITSTISTTETTQSAVTTTTAASLTEEREKIEEVDEDDKDVVTRSKTGSLTPKNFNIDELRKRTTAVLNRDESEKNGDASRMTRLKSSQIANGTYLFKLGMENTFKSYVNQFTTNVIALNKPQRNEERDKKRHLSHKFSLTAASEFKWAGALSGNRPILLNTLRQTFLQLEQSIQSAYMHPNWQLLRKHWLSVVGGCQQPKDFARALIVLQACIKPVVFANVWHEQLGHIKLARITAVEREERKKIEKREKKEREEEEERNRMLISGYVKYTMGFKHQLWKQKGEEYRIHGRWGWLWLSTSRNFKHVNSNELGLAAGPQKYMIRIDDETGIKALGLEPSIYHYVINKYGKNNTKDTSNDTDELKNLRIVPEPQNFEELDISKALQTRSRLLFPKVAKKSKLDDLLTRRVQLKTLEEHKISQTKSEDNQKEDETVDIEGDDADANNDASLGLDKQLNNMLVGKVTLPNNTPQTSANREVLNSIAKKIHSLRLQYTSISKLAKDFQCYSKGCNSSGSTNIETNCYSPLCMQRIKVRRELLALLRKANLATNSSAIKLTNSPIATNKKTSILEQTLKTPQQTPIKEIPTEFANQFKSAPNYVDELEGICIPSLPSLKKDEIKEEIEEKKEETPITKKVESGVDIVTSTESDGLADSPPRKKFKSENEVDMEDMSPDDIKEMILGGGAPLNKKSITITTTTTATVTTQQTIVDGVVKSMSSSESTSDTVTVSSSLNGTGSTIQTMNAKTSVYSAQQNRRFCAFKNIVKREEKTIKTEHAEDGTERVYSRISTEGKIYLKRVPIQGENKRKKRQVIKYPVCSTYKTKKCRGSLLVLPQHEVKKLARHAGRIHINGYHALAKPNNCVWPYPCARPLFKTCWVYRTGNIRSLAAVALQLRILWSCLRWDDMQTKPPNTEGKHQLTTETEILSLELLKHRHVGQFLEKTQYLRRKVVIPLELPKTVREVTSIRSGLRKRKRPESPQSTDPQVTEEWVDEDKLELWEIKQYGERIEKANAQVITRSRTGNLPPAKAVVDSTELSKVTVSGKASAEEIKEKMEQQLRLQRAAHQQKRAMEIKNSPGQIIKMVGSTAQAANTTTTKPSTTNTPIQPKVTTTPDGQMKIVKNIANQSVVSGKTTLTSLLTSNSNKLVGRRLLMTKAADGTTRVVANAANILPKNLQNAQQSLIKVQTTGAQPTLQTVQIQQPVTTTSTPVKQNETPQRVQIMRTPDGRITVKGLLPGQQLVQYPDGKLQVMTNAQLQSSGLTVKTPTTTTPIKPLIKPSPNTSLGKVVVQGNQLKPANQQQQQQSPVKTQQVLVKTPGTPVVQKVATPNTVVVSGGQVIQQQVVISGNQVIGTPGQQVITNQIVVNNQSLAQQIASGKVQMATINGQQVLIRPTGNNQAQVVAQLTPGNLTQLNTGQTAVATPVKQTVAQAQTVETAKVVQTPQQTIQTTVKPPVQRDNAGQNDQTTMEQLLAGQPPGTVIKCVTAQVIQTPQGPRIVLQGLQGADFTAQQLAAVQQQVKQQLLKAQASTGKQGVLGPTKIYLAVQPSSSDQTSAESVQSQPPPLAPVQQSVVQSPSTPVKVQPQPNVIKQTVSTVQQVCNMTPKPKVIVQPANQTNENVTTSGRQVLVNGQQSQTSALLQAMKANMESNQTVTTSPQQQQQQTASGDQNKQFVVTPDYIQQTIKTALKQENLNPEIEEKLLQLQRYQEKQMKQEPDIPTPVAKVTTNAVPISNTRYTVSRKRTPSASRNDDSDWVMETPKRSRPTRNSENKKNDDVLQHESSKDKVVSPRARVKLKEVQEQDRKVTQRTKILVSLYRQKEFLKKDILRKRALLEKELQYEIQKEVAEELAARTKIERNKQDEVRTGSSKRKSAATATTAVIPQSAKSSRHKKGQKQSQPAQSAASQRAALKKEKLYCICRTPYDETKFYVGCDLCNNWFHGDCVGITEESSRTLTEFVCDECKQAKDTEKLYCLCQQPYDDSQFYICCDRCQDWFHGRCVGILQSEADNIDEYICPRCQRNSSVNFANMKDLSQKDFEALKKLIKQLQAHKSAWPFMEPVDPTEAPDYYKVIKEPMDLQKIENKINDQSYTKLSEFIGDMTKIFDNCRYYNPKESPFFKCAESLEAYFVNKIKCLRDKFMETNK; encoded by the exons ATGTCAACCAGAGGCCTAAAGAAGAGGGGGCGACCCCCTAAAGTCCAAGTCGCCGAAAGAACTAAGAAATTTCAGTATCATCTCCTTAAAAAGCCcaaatatttgttgaattaCAACAAAGGTTCAGATTCCCAGTCTAGCACTCCGAATGCTTCGAGGGCATCTTCTCCGCAAGGGAGTGACGCCGGCAGGCGTAGCAGCAACCGGATAAGAGGTAAAGATGGGCACAGAGCTGGCCGAAGGCCAGGTTACACAGGATCCAGCTACCAAAGACGGGGCTACAATACGTCTGGTGCGGAATACCAAGACTCCGAGTATCACTACGGCTCCGATTTTGGTGACGATTCTAGTGATAATAAAAGTGAAATCGAAGATGAACTAGGACTTAGTGAAAGTGAATCAGATAACTCTGTAGGAGATCCCAGTAGTGATAGTGACTTCTCTTTGAGTAGTTATAGTACTATGAGTGGAACACCTCGGAGAGCCTTAACTGGGGCTTCGAGACCCATGACGCCTGAACCTTTGTGGCTACAAAATCGCGAAATACCACCTTTAACACTTCCTAAATCTTCAGATGATCTGTTAGTACCTAGGGAACATGTAATGTCGATAGTTAGTATATATGAAGTCTTAAGGCATTTCCGGAATTTAGTCCGTTTGTCCCCATTTCGTTTTGAAGACTTTTGTGCTGCGATTATCTGTGAAGATCAAAGCAGTCTTTTAGCGGAAATTCACATTATGCTTCTTAAAGCCTTGCTGCGAGAGGAAGATTCTCAACAGACACATTTTGGACCTTTGGATCAAAAAGACAGTGTTAATATCTCTCTGTACTTGATTGATTATGTTACATATCCAGAAGTTTTACGAAGTTATGTTGAGagtgacaaaaattttgatcaaaaagttttgaatattttatcaaaCACAGATTATCCTTTCTCAACCTTGGATGACAGAATTGCGGTTTTACAGTTTTTAACTGATCAATTTTTAACCACAAATCCTGTCAGAGAAGACTTATTAAGTGAAG TACCTATGCACTATGATGATCATTGCCGGGTATGTCACAAATTGGGTGATCTTTTATGTTGCGAGACATGTCCAGCAGTCTATCATTTGGAATGTGTGGATCCCCCCTTAGTTAACGTACCTGAAGAAGATTGGCAATGTGGGATTTGTCGCTCTCACAAAGTATCTGGTGTTGTCGATTGCGTACTAGACGTAGAAAAACAAGGACAGCTCTCTAGACAAGAACATCTTGGCTATGACAGACATggaagaaaatattatttcctttGCCGGAGGATATTTAT TGAATCCGATAATGGTGAAGTCCATTATTACTCGACTAAAACACAATTTGAAGAACTGCTGAAGATTTTCGACTCCAGCGATATGGAAGCTACTCTTTGTAGAGAGTTCAATGATTACAAAGAAGAGATTTTTAGACAAATGGACCTTACTGAGAAACTTACAAACCAATTGAAGGGCAATAAGAAAACTTACCTGGACGCAGAAAATG ctctaataattaaaaccaatAAAGAAATTGAAGATAAATTAGAAGAGGAACGCAAGGAACGAGTACGTCAGAACGCAGAAGACATGGTAGCTAAAATGCATGAAGAAAGCTCTGACGGTTTTTCACAATCAGTAACTGATGAAACTGTAGACACGTCTTCTGTGATCACGTCAACTATTTCTACGACTGAAACTACTCAATCGGCGGTGACAACCACGACTGCTGCCTCTTTGACAGAAGAACGGGAAAAGATTGAAGAAGTTGATGAGGATGATAAAGATGTAGTGACAAGATCCAAAACTGGTTCTTTGACACCAAAAAACTTTAACATTGATGAACTGAGAAAAAGAACAACAGCTGTCCTGAATAGAGATGAATCAGAGAAAAATGGCGATGCATCGAGGATGACCAGACTTAAATCAAGTCAAATAGCCAATGGAAcgtatttattcaaattaggAATGGAAAACACATTCAAATCGTACGTTAATCAGTTCACAACAAATGTAATAGCATTAAATAAACCGCAGAGAAATGAAGAAAGAGATAAAAAAAGGCATTTATCGCATAAATTCTCTTTAACGGCCGCGTCAGAATTTAAATGGGCAGGAGCTTTGAGCGGTAATCGACCGATACTTTTAAACACTTTGAGACAAACATTTCTACAGTTGGAGCAATCTATTCAGTCAGCATACATGCACCCAAATTGGCAGTTGTTGAGGAAACATTGGTTGAGCGTAGTGGGTGGTTGTCAACAACCAAAAGATTTTGCACGAGCTTTGATCGTTCTCCAAGCTTGTATCAAACCGGTTGTCTTTGCAAATGTGTGGCATGAACAATTAGGTCACATCAAGTTGGCAAGAATTACGGCCGTAGAAAGGGAAGAACGTAAGAAAATTGAGAAGAGAGAAAAGAAAGAACGTGAAGAAGAGGAGGAAAGGAATCGTATGTTGATCAGCGGTTATGTTAAATATACAATGGGATTCAAGCATCAATTGTGGAAGCAAAAGGGTGAAGAATACAGAATTCACGGAAGGTGGGGATGGTTATGGTTGTCGACTTCAAGAAACTTCAAACACGTCAATTCGAACGAACTGGGATTAGCTGCGGGTCCTCAAAAATACATGATCCGAATTGACGATGAAACTGGAATCAAGGCATTAGGATTGGAACCTTCTATCTATCATTacgttataaataaatacggAAAGAATAATACTAAAGATACAAGTAATGATACAGAtgagttgaaaaatttaagaatagTGCCTGAACCccaaaattttgaagaattAGACATCTCAAAAGCATTACAAACTCGTAGCCGCCTACTTTTTCCcaaagttgcaaaaaaatcaaaattggaCGATCTTTTGACAAGACGAGTTCAATTGAAAACCTTGGAGGAACACAAGATATCTCAGACCAAAAGCGAAGACAATCAGAAAGAAGATGAGACGGTTGATATTGAGGGTGATGATGCGGATGCAAATAACGATGCCAGTTTGGGATTAGACAAACAATTAAATAACATGTTGGTAGGAAAGGTTACGTTACCAAATAATACTCCACAAACAAGCGCTAACAGAGAAGTGCTCAATTCTATAGCCAAAAAGATCCACTCTTTGCGGCTTCAGTACACTTCAATATCAAAATTAGCAAAAGATTTTCAGTGTTATTCGAAGGGATGTAATTCTAGCGGTAGTACAAATATCGAGACAAATTGTTACTCACCGTTGTGCATGCAAAGAATTAAAGTTAGACGTGAATTATTGGCACTCTTGCGTAAAGCAAATTTAGCAACAAATTCCAGTGCCATTAAATTGACCAATTCGCCAATAGCAACAAACAAGAAAACGTCTATTCTGGAACAAACATTGAAGACACCGCAACAGACTCCAATTAAGGAAATTCCAACAGAATTTGCCAATCAGTTTAAATCTGCTCCAAATTATGTCGACGAACTGGAAGGGATTTGCATACCGAGTTTGCCCAGTTTAAAGAAAGATGaaataaaagaagaaattgaagaaaagaaagaagaaaccCCGATTACCAAGAAAGTCGAAAGTGGCGTTGACATTGTGACTTCAACGGAAAGCGACGGACTCGCTGATAGTCCGCCGAGAAAGAAATTCAAGTCCGAAAATGAAGTGGACATGGAAGATATGTCGCCCGATGATATTAAAGAAATGATTTTAGGTGGCGGGGCCCCGTTAAATAAAAAGAGTATAACGATCACGACAACCACTACCGCCACCGTAACCACTCAACAAACCATTGTCGATGGTGTTGTGAAAAGCATGTCATCAAGCGAAAGTACGTCGGATACTGTTACAGTTTCTTCCAGTCTTAACGGAACGGGCAGTACCATTCAAACCATGAATGCTAAGACTTCAGTTTACAGTGCACAACAGAATCGTCGATTTTGcgcatttaaaaatatagtGAAACGGGAAGAAAAAACGATTAAAACAGAACACGCAGAAGATGGTACAGAAAGAGTGTACAGTAGGATTTCCACAGAaggtaaaatttatttgaaacggGTACCTATTCAAGGAGAGAACAAACGAAAGAAACGACAAGTCATCAAGTACCCTGTGTGTTCAacatacaaaacaaaaaagtgtCGAGGTTCTCTGTTAGTATTACCACAACACGAGGTAAAGAAGTTGGCACGACATGCGGGACGTATTCACATCAACGGTTATCACGCTTTGGCCAAGCCGAATAACTGTGTGTGGCCGTACCCCTGCGCGCGCCCTCTTTTTAAAACATGTTGGGTATACCGCACAGGAAATATTAGATCATTGGCGGCGGTAGCACTACAGCTACGAATTCTCTGGTCATGTCTGAGATGGGACGATATGCAAACGAAACCACCAAATACGGAGGGCAAACACCAGTTGACCACCGAAACGGAGATTTTGTCTTTAGAATTGTTAAAACACAGACATGTGGGACAGTTCCTGGAAAAGACTCAGTATTTGAGGCGAAAAGTTGTGATTCCTTTAGAATTGCCAAAGACTGTTAGAG AGGTTACTTCAATTCGAAGCGGTCTGCGTAAACGTAAGCGGCCTGAGTCGCCACAAAGTACAGATCCTCAAGTCACCGAAGAATGGGTGGATGAAGACAAACTGGAGTTGTGGGAGATCAAGCAGTACGGCGAAAG GATAGAGAAGGCTAATGCACAAGTTATAACTAGGAGTCGAACCGGAAACTTGCCACCGGCCAAGGCAGTCGTAGATTCCACCGAATTGAGCAAAGTAACTGTTTCGGGCAAAGCGAGCGCCGAAGAAATCAAGGAAAAAATGGAGCAGCAGTTGCGACTTCAACGTGCAGCACACCAACAAAAGAGAGCTATGGAAATCAAGAATTCGCCAGGACAAATCATCAAAATGGTCGGAAGTACTGCACaag CTGCCAATACTACGACTACAAAACCAAGCACCACAAACACTCCAATACAACCTAAAG TTACGACAACTCCAGATGGTCAGATGAAGATCGTTAAAAACATAGCAAATCAGTCTGTGGTCAGTGGTAAAACAACTCTGACTTCATTGTTGACGTCGAATAGCAACAAGTTGGTGGGTCGTCGGTTGTTGATGACAAAAGCAGCAGACGGTACAACTAGAGTGGTCGCCAATGCAGCCAATATCTTGCCCAAGAATTTACAAAACGCTCAACAGTCGCTTATTAAAGTACAAACTACCGGAGCCCAACCGACTTTACAGACTGTTCAGATTCAGCAACcag TCACTACAACTTCCACACCagtaaaacaaaacgaaaccCCTCAAAGGGTTCAAATAATGCGGACACCAGACGGTCGTATTACCGTAAAAGGTCTCTTACCGGGTCAGCAACTGGTCCAATATCCAGACGGCAAACTACAAGTGATGACCAACGCCCAATTACAATCCTCCGGATTGACCGTTAAAACACCAACAACAACCACTCCCATCAAACCATTGATTAAACCATCACCGAATACTTCCTTAGGTAAAGTGGTTGTGCAGGGTAATCAACTCAAACCGGCCAATCAGCAGCAACAACAACAGAGTCCAGTGAAGACTCAACAAGTTCTCGTGAAAACTCCGGGCACACCGGTTGTTCAAAAAGTAGCCACACCTAACACAGTTGTTGTTAGTGGAGGTCAAGTTATCCAACAACAAGTTGTAATTAGTGGCAATCAAGTAATCGGAACACCCGGTCAACAG gTGATAACGAATCAAATCGTCGTGAATAATCAGAGTTTGGCACAGCAAATAGCTTCTGGTAAAGTACAAATGGCGACGATCAATGGGCAGCAGGTTTTAATACGTCCGACGGGTAACAATCAGGCTCAAGTAGTGGCTCAGTTGACGCCAGGTAATTTGACTCAGTTGAACACCGGTCAGACGGCTGTTGCCACCCCTGTCAAGCAAACTGTGGCTCAAGCACAAACGGTCGAAACCGCTAAAGTTGTGCAGACGCCACAACAGACCATCCAGACGACAGTGAAACCGCCCGTACAACGTGATAACGCCGGTCAGAACGATCAAACGACCATGGAACAGTTGTTGGCCGGTCAACCGCCGGGTACTGTGATAAAGTGTGTCACAGCGCAGGTCATACAGACACCGCAAGGTCCGAGGATAGTGCTGCAGGGCTTACAAGGAGCAGATTTTACGGCGCAGCAATTGGCAGCGGTGCAACAGCAGGTCAAACAGCAGTTGTTGAAAG CACAAGCGTCGACCGGAAAACAAGGCGTGCTGGGACCCACAAAGATATACCTCGCCGTGCAGCCGAGCAGTTCCGATCAGACCTCAGCCGAAAGTGTTCAGAGTCAGCCGCCGCCGCTAGCTCCCGTCCAACAGAGTGTCGTTCAGTCACCCTCGACGCCGGTCAAAGTTCAACCTCAACCGAACGTCATCAAACAGACTGTTTCAACAGTACAGCAGGTATGCAACATGACCCCCAAGCCCAAGGTGATAGTGCAACCTGctaatcag ACGAACGAAAATGTGACAACTTCGGGTCGTCAGGTACTTGTGAATGGGCAGCAGTCGCAAACTTCTGCTCTGCTTCAAGCGATGAAAGCGAATATGGAATCTAATCAGACTGTTACAACATCACCACAACAGCAACAACAGCAAACCGCTTCTGGTGACCAGAATAAGCAATTTGTCGTCACGCCCGATTATATACAACAAA CAATCAAAACTGCACTTAAACAAGAAAACCTTAATCCTGAAATCGAAGAAAAACTCTTACAACTTCAGCGCTAtcaagaaaaacaaatgaagcaAGAACCGGACATTCCGACTCCAGTAGCCAAAGTTACCACCAACGCAGTACCGATTAGTAACACGCGTTATACCGTTTCCCGTAAGCGGACCCCCAGTGCCAGTAGGAACGATGACAGTGATTGGGTAATGGAAACTCCAAAACGATCCCGACCCACTAGGAAcagtgaaaacaaaaaaaatgatgacgtaTTACAACA cgAATCTAGCAAAGATAAAGTTGTCTCGCCCCGAGCCCGCGTCAAGTTAAAAGAAGTTCAGGAACAAGATCGCAAAGTCACCCAAAGAACAAAAATCTTAGTGAGTCTCTATCGCCAAAAAGAATTTCTTAAGAAAGACATACTAAGAAAGAGGGCGCTTCTCGAGAAAGAGTTACAGTACGAAATTCAG AAAGAAGTGGCGGAAGAATTAGCTGCACGAACAAAAATTGAACGGAACAAGCAGGACGAAGTACGTACGGGCAGCAGTAAAAGAAAATCGGCAGCTACTGCCACCACGGCAGTCATACCACAGTCGGCGAAATCCTCGCGACACAAGAAAGGTCAAAAGCAAAGTCAACCGGCACAATCGGCGGCATCCCAAAGAGCCGCtcttaagaaagaaaaattgtacTGCATTTGTAGAACGCCGTACGATGAAACGAAATTCTACGTCGGTTGCGATCTTTGCAATAATTGGTTTCACGGCGATTGCGTGGGAATCACCGAAGAGAGCAGCAGGACGTTGACCGAGTTCGTTTGTGACGAGTGCAAACAGGCTAAAGACACTGAGAAGTTGTACTGTTTATGTCAGCAGCCTTACGACGATTCACA gttttatatttgctgtGATCGGTGTCAAGATTGGTTCCACGGAAGGTGCGTGGGAATATTGCAATCGGAAGCTGACAATATCGACGAGTATATTTGTCCGAGGTGTCAACGAAATTCATCTGTCAATTTTGCCAATATGAAAGATCTGTCTCAGAAAGATTTTGaggcattaaaaaaattaattaaacagttACAG GCCCACAAAAGTGCTTGGCCGTTTATGGAACCTGTTGATCCAACAGAAGCACCTGATTATTACAAAGTAATCAAAGAGCCCATGG atcttcaaaaaattgaaaataagaTTAACGATCAAAGTTACACAAAACTAAGTGAATTTATAGGGGATATGACTAAAATCTTTGATAACTGTCGATACTACAATCCAAAAGAATCTCCGTTCTTCAAATGTGCAGAGTCTTTAGAAGCTTattttgtgaataaaataaaatgcttaAGAGATAAATTTATGGAGACCAACAAGTGA